In Anticarsia gemmatalis isolate Benzon Research Colony breed Stoneville strain chromosome 4, ilAntGemm2 primary, whole genome shotgun sequence, one DNA window encodes the following:
- the LOC142972650 gene encoding leukocyte surface antigen CD53-like, with amino-acid sequence MMAMNFKFRVPKFLKSVRYSLAAVNGLFLLTGLLLLLVGIAVLVKYTAYDELITNRFTNLAGFVIATGIIILLGTVLGFYGAISQQFYFIIGYVILMLVVLVFEVAIVIVAFALSNSAESDIGRSMAQSRLQYGSRVEITQIWDDLQMGFQCCGVTGRFDWSSSQIPVSCCFIDYGTVSPFECTTANAYTEGCARMLGEYLAYQAHVVAVCALVATCIQILLTAFSGFLAWRSRSEEVELES; translated from the exons ATGATGgctatgaattttaaatttcgTGTTCCTAAATTTTTGAAGTCAGTGCGGTATTCTTTAGCCGCTGTAAATGGCCTATTTTTG CTTACAGGATTACTGCTCCTTCTAGTCGGTATTGCAGTGTTGGTGAAATACACGGCATACGATGAGTTGATCACGAACAGGTTCACCAACCTCGCTGGTTTCGTCATAGCAACTGGAATTATAATCCTGCTGGGAACTGTGCTTGGATTCTATGGCGCTATATCGCAACAGTTCTATTTTATCATTGGA taTGTCATCTTAATGCTGGTGGTTCTGGTATTCGAGGTAGCAATAGTAATAGTGGCTTTCGCACTGTCCAATAGTGCGGAGTCAGATATCGGGAGGAGCATGGCTCAAAGCCGTCTGCAATACGGCTCTAGGGTAGAAATCACACAAATATGGGACGACTTGCAAATGGGA TTTCAATGCTGCGGTGTGACTGGTCGTTTCGACTGGTCCTCCTCGCAGATCCCAGTCAGCTGCTGTTTCATTGACTACGGGACTGTCTCTCCGTTCGAATGCACCACAGCCAATGCGTACACGGAGGGTTGTGCTAGAATGTTGGGAGAGTACTTGGCATACCAGGCTCATGTCGTTGCTGTTTGTGCACTAGTCGCCACTTGTATTCAG